Sequence from the Corvus moneduloides isolate bCorMon1 chromosome 18, bCorMon1.pri, whole genome shotgun sequence genome:
CTTGGCTGCCACTTGCAGTGATTGGAATGGAGAGGAGTGATTTCGGAAGGATGGGCAGAAGGACCATGCTGACTCCATATGGATAATACCCTGCCCAATGCGTATGGCAATGAGGAGACGAGGTCATCGGATACACACCTTGGATACCTGTCCCTTTTCAAACCCTGTGTGAACTGGGATATAAATAGTCTCTGGATGGTAGGAATATGACTGGttaagtttctttttcttgtccAAATCCTGTAACATCCAGGGGAAGAAAGTGCTAACACTGTGTGAAGGCCAAGCATAGAAcaacctcctcctcttccaacTACAGCGTTTCTTCCAGGGTCAGGATGAACAGCAACAGTCCTTGGGGTTGTTGTGGAGTGAGAGGAATGAAGCTCATTATTCACACTGGAATCTTCCTTGAAAGCTGCTGAATCTGAACAGCTCTgagacaggagaaaagacaaaGTCCACTTTGAAGCTGGTGCTGGCCTTTCTCTGAAAACTGGTCTGTGATGTACAGAGTGCTGGGATGTAATCCGTCTGAGGTCTGTCACAGGACTGGAGTCCAATTTTATGTGAAAAGAAATTGGGAAAACTGAGGTGTCCAAGAAAGAGGTTGGAGGCTTGTGGCTTAAGTCTGAAGAAACTATTTTGGTAGTTTCTACAGGATAAAGTGCCAAAGGCTGAAAGCTGAACATCTTGGTGCGCCAGCTGTCAGCCCAGCGTGAGTGTATGTTCCTGTCAATGCAAGAAAAGGCTTCCAAGAGATTTTTAGATCTACATTGGCTGTACCTGTCACCCACTGGAAGAATTTCAGAAGAATATGGCAGAGGTTCTAAGTTACGGCTGCTTTTGGCAGGGGCCAGGAGCTTGCTGGCCATTACAGACAACTTGCTCAACAATGCTGGTTCTTTGGTACGTTTTCTAAATTTCAAGCTGTTCAACAAACTGCATGTCTTGGCCCTCTGCCTTGGCATATGCGCAAATCTCATGgctgtttccttttccactgTTGGTGGCTTACATGGAAAGTACAAAGATTCCAGAAGTGTGTTTTCTTGTTTAGGGAATATTTCCAGGGGAATCTCAGAGAAAGGCgaacttctaatttttttgatttttcttacagtttttaGCTGATATAATGTGGGAACTTTTTTGCATGTCCTTCCAGGttgtatttttaatggaagagGTCCTCTTAGTTTATTTGTAGTTCCTCTTTGTTTATTTGTAGTTCCAAAGGCACCAGGGATCCCATCATACCCTAAATTAAGGTTcagattttccatttctgaatcCTGAGTCTTCAAAAACTGTGAACTAATAAAATCTGTGGTAATCTTTGGCCTTTTAACTTCTTGTAAAGTGCTACATAGTTTACTTTCACTGCCTCTGACAGCAAAAATCTCCTCTGAAGAGCCTCCAAACTTTGTATTTGTAGATGTCATCAACTCAGCTGAAGAGCTGCCTAAGAGTTCAGAACTGTGCAACATACTTGGTTGCAGtatgatttttgctttctcctgaTGTTCTAACTTCTGTTCTTGTTGTGCCTCGTCCAACTGATGTACTTCCATCTTTCCATACTTCTTTTGTTTAAGTACTTGGCATTTCTCTATTTGATCAAGTCTCTCTGAACCTAGAGCCTCAATTTCCTTGCAAACTGCATGAGTTGGTACTTCGTCCTGGCCTTCTGTTACTTCCCTTACATTATCTTTGCTTGGTGCATTTAATTTGTAAGGCACACACGCTTCACTGCAAACCACACAGTTTGGGGACAGTTCTTTGCAACTGTCTGATAGCGTGCTCAGAGGTGGAGAAAATGTGGGCATTGTATCATCCTGCAGTTCTGGGGCAGCCTCTGTGTCAGATACAGCTTCAGCCTGACAATCACGCACAGTTTCTGAAAGTACACTGGTACCTGCTAGGTTTGGgaggtttgtatttttttttctttcttttgaaagattATTCAGTTTGGATCTTGGGATTTCTTCCAAAACCTTTCCATAATTCTCAGTCCTGAGGGGGACTATTTTGCTACCTGACTCTTTATAATCTTCCCACAAGGCCCATGGACAATCTTTGGGCAACCTTCTTCTAGGGGCTACCTCTTTTCCTATCTTCTCTTCTACACAGGGATTCTTAAACTTCTCTTCACCGGAAGGACTTTTTGGCAAGCTCATGTCCAGGTCTTTCACAGGTGGTGTGCAAAGCCTCTCACCTTTCAGACTTTCTTTGCTGTGGGCACAAACTCTTGAGCTTTTGGCACCATTCAGAGAGCCAGCTGCCGATTCACTCCCTGAAGATGGAACCTCAAAATTGCTGGATTTTCTCTTAACGGAAATTgttacagaaagaatttttgtCATTGAAGTATCTTTGCTAAATTTTTTGTCAGAAGATGAAATATCTCTTTGTGTATTCTCAGGTGACAtacacagtttttctttctcaggcAGAGAGATGTGAGAGTGCAGAGCTGGCATTGTTTCTGAATCCACCTGAGTCTTATTAAAAGTTTCTGGGATGTCAAACTTTTCAGAATGGGATGCACGAATACCCCTTTGACCATCAGTTTCTTTACCAGGCTCAAAAGTTAACTGTGGGCAAGAGTTATTTAAGATAGGATTTATACTCAgactttctctgttttctgtatctgaaagcacatttgtattttctggCTTATCTGTGTTCTTAAACTTCTCTTCACCGGAAGGACTTTTTGGTGAGCTCACGTCCATGTCTTTCACAGGTGGCGTGCGAAGCCCCTCACCTTTCAGACTTTCTTTGCTGTGGGCACAAACTCTTGAGCTTTTGGCACCATTCAGAGAGCCAGCTGCCGATTCATTCCCTGAAGATGGAACCTCAAAATTGCTGGATTTTTTCTTAACGGAAATTgttacagaaagaatttttgtCACTGAAGTATCTTGGCTAAAAGCTTCAGCTGAATATGAATCACAATTATCTCTTTGGACACTCTCAGGTGACAtacacagcttttctttctcaggcAGAGAGATGTGAGAGTGCAGAGCTGACACAGTTTCTGAATCCACCTGAGTCTCAAGAGAAGATTCTTGGATGTCAAACTTTCCAAAATGACATGGACTAATGCCCCTTTGACCATCAGTTTCTTTACCAGGCTCAAAAGTTAACTGTGGGCAAGAGTTATTTACGGTAGGATTTATACTCAGACTTTCTCTGTTTTCCGTATCTGAAAGCACATTCCTATTTTCTGGCTTGTACGAAAGACTCTCATGAATTGATGAAATGGGCAAAAATTGGGCACTAATtgtattttcctggttttccacCAACCACTTCATCTTTGGCAAagattgctgtgttttgtttcctgcaaacaccagctctgttttctcttttgcacaTTTGATAAAACAAGCATGCTGTGAGCAATATGGTTTGTCATCAGAAAAGTTTTCTTCAAGAGTTCCTTTATTGTTTCTTTCACATCTGTTCTCATGTTCTTGTAGTCTGATCGTCTTCTCTCCAGTTAGACCACTGATGGAGCCCAGGAATCCTGAAGAATCTTCATTTTTCACACCAATTAAACAGTCCAAACCCATTACACTCTCTTGTAGAGCTCCTTCAAACCTGGCTTCTCTTGCATATATATGGTCTAACAGAGGCAGGTCACCACCCGTTTTTAGCAGAATCTCTTCACTGTGATTATGACCAGTTTCGTTTCTTTCCACAGAACCACCCATGGTTTGTAAGCCagtgtttggttggttggttaaACTTTCTAAATGTCGCTCACTGCCCAGCACTTGGCCATCAAATTCACTCTGACATGGATGAAACTGATATCCCATTGGACAAAGAGTCCTTTCTGTTTGGCCAGCATGTGGACTGTTCACGTTGTCAAGTGTTGGGCATGGATCACAGGTTGAAGCGCTACACCCAGAGAGATCAGATGTGAGCAATGGCATTTCTTCCTGCTCACATGTGTCGAGTTCTCTCTTCCATGGGCCTAACAGAGAGTTGTAACATCCAAAATTATGAGCACAGGTGTTTTTGTTCAAATATCTGACTAATAGTTCACTAGTCTTATTTTTCCAATTGCCTTCAGGGGCGTTTGGGGAATCCACAGTTCTTGTTTTATCAAATGCATCTGTCTGGGAAGCACATGTGCCAATCTGTTCTTTTGCCTCATCTCTGTCACAAACAATTTCACTGCCTGTTACTTTACAAAGATCAAATTGTTCCACAACTTCCATATTCTTATTTGAAATCTCATCTCTTGCCAAGGTAGCAGTAGACTTCTCTGCAGTATATGCTAAGCAAAACATGGTTTTTCCTGTGGGAATGTCATTTATCCCATGAAGAGCTATACCTCTGTTGCCCCGCTCATTTTCACAAAGAAGAGATCCACATGCCAAAGGGGCGTGTGCATCTGGAAAGATGATTGCCTCTTTACTGTTATATCCTGATGAAGACTCTCCTTCcaaattataattttcttcAATCTTATCAACTTCAACACCAAAAGAATGACTGTTCAGGAAAACTTCATCCACATGTGTACTCCCTGATAAAATACAGGAAGCATTGGCAGCTGTACACTGGTTTTTTATACTCTGATTATTAAAATTCCATGTGTGACAATGTTCATTTTCTAAACCAGTGACCATTCTGTCCGTATTTCCTGCAGAAGATTTTATGTTCATTTGGGATACTCTGCTTGCCGTATTAGGGTTATCAAAAGTCCTGGAACTTACTGAACACTTGAATTTGTCTTTATGAAGCAAAACGTCAGCAACTTGTTCTGCTGTTGTTCCAGAAGCACCAAGTGATTCTTTTCCAGATAGATTATCCCAAGCCTTGTCCCTGCATGAAACTTCATTAGTAATACAAGGAAGACACTCATTATAATGAGCTTCTCTTGATTTTTGTAAAACGGGAGGTAGAGTTTTATTTAGCGTataaaacaaatctgttttgttCCCAGTGGATAAGCTGTCACTACTATCAGCTTCTGCAGCTCCAACTGAACCACCAGACAACTCTTCTGATGTTGTATTGCTCTCAGATTCCTTTTCAAGCAGTTGTGCCTTGGGTGAGTCTTTTTCTAGCTTGGTACTAAGATCAAGACAGCTGTGGTTACTGAGAGGAGGAATTTTACTGGCGGTACTACAAAAACATGTGTCTCTCTGCCCAGTTTCATGGCAAGCAACGTTACTTGTTTCCACCCACAAACGATTTTCTTGTGTATCATCCTTGCACGGGTCACTGACAGAGAATTGCCACTGGTCCTTTTTCAACTTATCACCTTCTGATgagaatattttcaatttttcttttgagaactCCTCAGGAGATGAAGCAATAGAACTAAAAACTGAAGAATGAAAGTGCTCAGAATTAGCAACCTCTTGAGCTTCAGGCCAGCTACAAATTTCAGTGTTATCTCCCACAACAATTTTTCTCCAGACTTTAGCAGCCTCTTCAGATTCAGAGCAGTATGATTTTCCTATAGTGGCACTTAATTCCCTAGGATCATTTTTTGCACTAGATAATCCTTCGTTCCTTACTACTGAGATCTGCTCTACTGGTACAGATGTGGAGGTTTGGTTTTCTACAAACCCAGTTCCATGATCATAAAGAGCGTGATGTTCGATGTCTTGGGGAAGGTACTTCTGGGGGTTTTCATTGATAATTCCATGAACTGCAGAACTGCTTTCTAGTGGCATATTTCCAAAGTCCAGATAACAGGTGCTTTTCAGAACTGGACATAACACTTCAGAACTTTGTGCGGAGGGTGTTCCACAGCTTTCTACTGAGAACAACCCATGAGGTTCATTTTGTTTAGGTACAGGACCCTTAAAGAAGTCAtaagctttgttttcttcatccTGCTGACAAGTCTGGAAATTAGCAAATGACGTACTGAATTCATTAAGAGGATTTCGTCTGGGTAACTTTTCTTCTCTAATCTCCAGAAGAGATACACCATTCCCCCCTGTTCTCAATGGCACGGCAGTATGGGATTTTGACCCACTATAGTCACTTGTTTCTTGTGGATGACCTACAGCTGCTCCAATGTCTGTGACTTTTAAAGGCTCTAAAAAATCTAAGATGCTGGTTTCTGaagccccagctctggccaTGACTGTGTGTACATCTGGGCATTGATTGCTCTCAGGTGGAAGACCTTTACTCACTCTGTCATTCCTGTATCCTGCTTTACTAAATATCCTAGTCCCATCAGCCTTCATACCTTGCACTTCTTCAGTGAGCTTTATCAGAGTTTCAGCTGTCACCTGAacatttgtttggttttcttctgcgtaaggaaaaaataaagcaaatcaGAACCATATGCTAAATTTAGAAGGCATTCAGCTTACTAAGTACCTTTTGGTGGTGTACACAACACTCCTTCCAGCACTGGTTACCAAAACGTTCTTAGAAGTGAGAACTGATGCTAACAATTTTACTACAAATCtttagagggaaaaacaaactaCTTCACCACAAAGCTAAGGCAACAAACAGTCCTTTTCAATACAGACAGTCCCATGAGCAGCAGGCATTCCAAGTCCCGTATATTTCAGATTCCTCTAATATCAAGCTAGGTGAATGCAGGTCCTGTAACTTAACACATAGGAAGCCATGGCCaacataataataattatttgtaATATCAAAACTCAGCATAGTTTGGGACTTGATCTGCTCCAGCCTAGAAATATGGCTGTACATTGAGTGgccatttccatttcttcttcctttaagACATGTCTGTCACAAACTCATCCATAGGAAAACAAGACATATCTCATCTGCCCAAGCAATTAGGATTATTTATAAactttttctgtaaaatcaCAAAGAAGGtgctaatgaaaaaaattacagttacTGTAGAATATCTTCATACTCCAAACTTTACATGGAACATATTTACTCAGACTTCTGCAGATCTTTTCCCTATTTTCTAGTAAGCACCAAGACCAGATGGCATTTGTCAGCTAAATACAGTTTAGGTAAAAAtagcagggagggagaaagaaaataattactacATGCAGGCAAAGTGACGAAAGTACTTGAAGCTAGAAGATTATGAAGGATcataatgaaattaataattaGTTTAGCTGTCCTCTTTCTTTGGATTCtgcacttttaattttattttttagaacgCTCAAAAATGAATGCGTAATACTTTTCTATATGTATGCTATTACTGCTCTCATACACTCCATctttgaaacaaaaggaaatgcaaaacaTCTGCTATTAACAACCTCTTCTGCTTTGGAGTAAATAAGTATTTGAAACAAATAACTAAAACACATCTTCTACAGAAAAGGTCTTCAGGCAAGTACATATACTGCCAGGAGAAAGTAAAGCATTAAGCTTTGATATTGTTATAGCTACACAAAGTAATAGTTTctaccataaaaaaaaataaaggagccATCCCACAATCACTTATCCATTTTAAATCAACAATAAATAACTGGGAGATAAGCAGGGGCTGAATAGTGATGTACAGCTAAAATAACTACCTGTGTTCCTCAGAGATCCTGCAATTTCAGTGCAACAGGTTCTCAAAGACTTTGTCTCTTGCTGGTTTAAGTGAGGGTTCTCCTGAAACAAGACAGAAATATCAGTGGAAATGGTTGGATATTCTGAAGTGTGACATGTCACAGGGACTGGCATCTGCTCAGCTGAGTTACTTCAGAATAAGAAATTCACTAAGAAATCTCCAGACATATTAGCCTTGGCCAGAGGCAGCCTTGCATTGCAAGTGCTTCACACAAGCACTAAGGATGTATCCCCAAAACATCTGTATTTAGCAGCAGTGAAGTCTTGTGATGTGGTAGctaaaatgaaagtaaaataaaatttaaaaataaaaattaaaaaaaaataaaagtacataGCTTAAAATGCAAATTGTTGAAAATTGGAATGAAAAGAGTAATCCAGTCTCCAAGTCTAGCCCACACACCACTACCACTAGACTTCTGGGAAGATGTGTGCATTTTCTGTCTCTATTAGAACTTGTCTTCTTCTACTCCTTGTCTGAGCtcaaaacctcaaaaccacaaacccaggAACAGATGAT
This genomic interval carries:
- the PRR14L gene encoding protein PRR14L isoform X2, whose amino-acid sequence is MLSSGVDSLLDSSVSAVIEELYTGLPESISTDLMAVPAPGLGLDAQSDGPVPVLAHRDGPWTSAVGNFCQKTEDLGDMLEVISHRPAESFPEELLQAGDLEEDEKNRKRHFRKLDYSSDGYQKEDEDAQGAEDRHAAECCPLTLGENWSEQENPHLNQQETKSLRTCCTEIAGSLRNTEENQTNVQVTAETLIKLTEEVQGMKADGTRIFSKAGYRNDRVSKGLPPESNQCPDVHTVMARAGASETSILDFLEPLKVTDIGAAVGHPQETSDYSGSKSHTAVPLRTGGNGVSLLEIREEKLPRRNPLNEFSTSFANFQTCQQDEENKAYDFFKGPVPKQNEPHGLFSVESCGTPSAQSSEVLCPVLKSTCYLDFGNMPLESSSAVHGIINENPQKYLPQDIEHHALYDHGTGFVENQTSTSVPVEQISVVRNEGLSSAKNDPRELSATIGKSYCSESEEAAKVWRKIVVGDNTEICSWPEAQEVANSEHFHSSVFSSIASSPEEFSKEKLKIFSSEGDKLKKDQWQFSVSDPCKDDTQENRLWVETSNVACHETGQRDTCFCSTASKIPPLSNHSCLDLSTKLEKDSPKAQLLEKESESNTTSEELSGGSVGAAEADSSDSLSTGNKTDLFYTLNKTLPPVLQKSREAHYNECLPCITNEVSCRDKAWDNLSGKESLGASGTTAEQVADVLLHKDKFKCSVSSRTFDNPNTASRVSQMNIKSSAGNTDRMVTGLENEHCHTWNFNNQSIKNQCTAANASCILSGSTHVDEVFLNSHSFGVEVDKIEENYNLEGESSSGYNSKEAIIFPDAHAPLACGSLLCENERGNRGIALHGINDIPTGKTMFCLAYTAEKSTATLARDEISNKNMEVVEQFDLCKVTGSEIVCDRDEAKEQIGTCASQTDAFDKTRTVDSPNAPEGNWKNKTSELLVRYLNKNTCAHNFGCYNSLLGPWKRELDTCEQEEMPLLTSDLSGCSASTCDPCPTLDNVNSPHAGQTERTLCPMGYQFHPCQSEFDGQVLGSERHLESLTNQPNTGLQTMGGSVERNETGHNHSEEILLKTGGDLPLLDHIYAREARFEGALQESVMGLDCLIGVKNEDSSGFLGSISGLTGEKTIRLQEHENRCERNNKGTLEENFSDDKPYCSQHACFIKCAKEKTELVFAGNKTQQSLPKMKWLVENQENTISAQFLPISSIHESLSYKPENRNVLSDTENRESLSINPTVNNSCPQLTFEPGKETDGQRGISPCHFGKFDIQESSLETQVDSETVSALHSHISLPEKEKLCMSPESVQRDNCDSYSAEAFSQDTSVTKILSVTISVKKKSSNFEVPSSGNESAAGSLNGAKSSRVCAHSKESLKGEGLRTPPVKDMDVSSPKSPSGEEKFKNTDKPENTNVLSDTENRESLSINPILNNSCPQLTFEPGKETDGQRGIRASHSEKFDIPETFNKTQVDSETMPALHSHISLPEKEKLCMSPENTQRDISSSDKKFSKDTSMTKILSVTISVKRKSSNFEVPSSGSESAAGSLNGAKSSRVCAHSKESLKGERLCTPPVKDLDMSLPKSPSGEEKFKNPCVEEKIGKEVAPRRRLPKDCPWALWEDYKESGSKIVPLRTENYGKVLEEIPRSKLNNLSKERKKNTNLPNLAGTSVLSETVRDCQAEAVSDTEAAPELQDDTMPTFSPPLSTLSDSCKELSPNCVVCSEACVPYKLNAPSKDNVREVTEGQDEVPTHAVCKEIEALGSERLDQIEKCQVLKQKKYGKMEVHQLDEAQQEQKLEHQEKAKIILQPSMLHSSELLGSSSAELMTSTNTKFGGSSEEIFAVRGSESKLCSTLQEVKRPKITTDFISSQFLKTQDSEMENLNLNLGYDGIPGAFGTTNKQRGTTNKLRGPLPLKIQPGRTCKKVPTLYQLKTVRKIKKIRSSPFSEIPLEIFPKQENTLLESLYFPCKPPTVEKETAMRFAHMPRQRAKTCSLLNSLKFRKRTKEPALLSKLSVMASKLLAPAKSSRNLEPLPYSSEILPVGDRYSQCRSKNLLEAFSCIDRNIHSRWADSWRTKMFSFQPLALYPVETTKIVSSDLSHKPPTSFLDTSVFPISFHIKLDSSPVTDLRRITSQHSVHHRPVFRERPAPASKWTLSFLLSQSCSDSAAFKEDSSVNNELHSSHSTTTPRTVAVHPDPGRNAVVGRGGGCSMLGLHTVLALSSPGCYRIWTRKRNLTSHIPTIQRLFISQFTQGLKRDRYPRCVSDDLVSSLPYALGRVLSIWSQHGPSAHPSEITPLHSNHCKWQPSVGIENR
- the PRR14L gene encoding protein PRR14L isoform X1, whose amino-acid sequence is MLSSGVDSLLDSSVSAVIEELYTGLPESISTDLMAVPAPGLGLDAQSDGPVPVLAHRDGPWTSAVGNFCQKTEDLGDMLEVISHRPAESFPEELLQAGDLEEDEKNRKRHFRKLDYSSDGYQKEDEDAQGAEDRHAAECCPLTLGENWSEQENPHLNQQETKSLRTCCTEIAGSLRNTEENQTNVQVTAETLIKLTEEVQGMKADGTRIFSKAGYRNDRVSKGLPPESNQCPDVHTVMARAGASETSILDFLEPLKVTDIGAAVGHPQETSDYSGSKSHTAVPLRTGGNGVSLLEIREEKLPRRNPLNEFSTSFANFQTCQQDEENKAYDFFKGPVPKQNEPHGLFSVESCGTPSAQSSEVLCPVLKSTCYLDFGNMPLESSSAVHGIINENPQKYLPQDIEHHALYDHGTGFVENQTSTSVPVEQISVVRNEGLSSAKNDPRELSATIGKSYCSESEEAAKVWRKIVVGDNTEICSWPEAQEVANSEHFHSSVFSSIASSPEEFSKEKLKIFSSEGDKLKKDQWQFSVSDPCKDDTQENRLWVETSNVACHETGQRDTCFCSTASKIPPLSNHSCLDLSTKLEKDSPKAQLLEKESESNTTSEELSGGSVGAAEADSSDSLSTGNKTDLFYTLNKTLPPVLQKSREAHYNECLPCITNEVSCRDKAWDNLSGKESLGASGTTAEQVADVLLHKDKFKCSVSSRTFDNPNTASRVSQMNIKSSAGNTDRMVTGLENEHCHTWNFNNQSIKNQCTAANASCILSGSTHVDEVFLNSHSFGVEVDKIEENYNLEGESSSGYNSKEAIIFPDAHAPLACGSLLCENERGNRGIALHGINDIPTGKTMFCLAYTAEKSTATLARDEISNKNMEVVEQFDLCKVTGSEIVCDRDEAKEQIGTCASQTDAFDKTRTVDSPNAPEGNWKNKTSELLVRYLNKNTCAHNFGCYNSLLGPWKRELDTCEQEEMPLLTSDLSGCSASTCDPCPTLDNVNSPHAGQTERTLCPMGYQFHPCQSEFDGQVLGSERHLESLTNQPNTGLQTMGGSVERNETGHNHSEEILLKTGGDLPLLDHIYAREARFEGALQESVMGLDCLIGVKNEDSSGFLGSISGLTGEKTIRLQEHENRCERNNKGTLEENFSDDKPYCSQHACFIKCAKEKTELVFAGNKTQQSLPKMKWLVENQENTISAQFLPISSIHESLSYKPENRNVLSDTENRESLSINPTVNNSCPQLTFEPGKETDGQRGISPCHFGKFDIQESSLETQVDSETVSALHSHISLPEKEKLCMSPESVQRDNCDSYSAEAFSQDTSVTKILSVTISVKKKSSNFEVPSSGNESAAGSLNGAKSSRVCAHSKESLKGEGLRTPPVKDMDVSSPKSPSGEEKFKNTDKPENTNVLSDTENRESLSINPILNNSCPQLTFEPGKETDGQRGIRASHSEKFDIPETFNKTQVDSETMPALHSHISLPEKEKLCMSPENTQRDISSSDKKFSKDTSMTKILSVTISVKRKSSNFEVPSSGSESAAGSLNGAKSSRVCAHSKESLKGERLCTPPVKDLDMSLPKSPSGEEKFKNPCVEEKIGKEVAPRRRLPKDCPWALWEDYKESGSKIVPLRTENYGKVLEEIPRSKLNNLSKERKKNTNLPNLAGTSVLSETVRDCQAEAVSDTEAAPELQDDTMPTFSPPLSTLSDSCKELSPNCVVCSEACVPYKLNAPSKDNVREVTEGQDEVPTHAVCKEIEALGSERLDQIEKCQVLKQKKYGKMEVHQLDEAQQEQKLEHQEKAKIILQPSMLHSSELLGSSSAELMTSTNTKFGGSSEEIFAVRGSESKLCSTLQEVKRPKITTDFISSQFLKTQDSEMENLNLNLGYDGIPGAFGTTNKQRGTTNKLRGPLPLKIQPGRTCKKVPTLYQLKTVRKIKKIRSSPFSEIPLEIFPKQENTLLESLYFPCKPPTVEKETAMRFAHMPRQRAKTCSLLNSLKFRKRTKEPALLSKLSVMASKLLAPAKSSRNLEPLPYSSEILPVGDRYSQCRSKNLLEAFSCIDRNIHSRWADSWRTKMFSFQPLALYPVETTKIVSSDLSHKPPTSFLDTSVFPISFHIKLDSSPVTDLRRITSQHSVHHRPVFRERPAPASKWTLSFLLSQSCSDSAAFKEDSSVNNELHSSHSTTTPRTVAVHPDPGRNAVVGRGGGCSMLGLHTVLALSSPGCYRIWTRKRNLTSHIPTIQRLFISQFTQGLKRDRYPRCVSDDLVSSLPYALGRVLSIWSQHGPSAHPSEITPLHSNHCKWQPSVGIENSYAMLPHLPVQSMGALQTAGHVIRLETSFPLPLPKPHALPESLPSPPRLLASDLQIQIHALDEADASVPACLRSQDDTELKKTEPEKRPKKVSQIRIRKTVPKPDPNLTPMGLPKPKRLKKKEFSLEEIYTNKNYKSPPPARSLETIFEEPKEKNGHLISVSQQKRKRILEFQDFTLPRKRKTRGKIKAVGSFTRAKRAALQSAELDVLLSQKLMDLEAFFAEEVEQEQASSI